In one window of Azoarcus olearius DNA:
- a CDS encoding quinone-dependent dihydroorotate dehydrogenase produces MLYDIARPFLFSLDAETAHEFTLAALNLAGRTLPAGKPEAADAVRVMGIDFPNRIGLAAGLDKNGEAIDGLARLGFGFIEIGTITPRPQPGNPRPRLFRLPEVRGIINRMGFNNHGVDTLVANVKAARFKGVLGINIGKNFDTPIENAADDYLACLDKVYPLASYVTVNISSPNTKNLRQLQGESELDDLLGRLKSAQQRLADQHGRYVPLTLKIAPDLEAAQITNIADALRRHRIDAVIATNTTISRDKVQGVRFAEQQGGLSGAPVFEASTAVVAQLATALGGELPIIAAGGVMDARSARAKLEAGASLVQLYSGLIYRGPYLVRECVRATADFPR; encoded by the coding sequence ATGCTCTACGACATCGCCCGCCCCTTCCTGTTTTCGCTCGACGCGGAAACCGCCCACGAGTTCACCCTCGCCGCCCTCAACCTCGCCGGCCGCACGCTGCCCGCCGGCAAACCGGAAGCCGCTGACGCGGTGCGCGTGATGGGAATCGACTTTCCCAACCGCATCGGACTCGCCGCCGGCCTCGACAAGAACGGTGAGGCCATCGACGGTCTCGCCCGGCTGGGCTTCGGTTTCATCGAAATCGGCACCATCACCCCGCGCCCGCAGCCGGGCAACCCGCGCCCGCGGCTGTTCCGCCTGCCGGAAGTGCGCGGCATCATCAACCGCATGGGCTTCAACAACCACGGCGTCGATACGCTGGTGGCCAACGTCAAGGCAGCGCGCTTCAAGGGCGTGCTCGGCATCAACATCGGCAAGAACTTCGACACGCCGATCGAGAACGCCGCCGATGACTACCTCGCCTGCCTCGACAAGGTTTATCCGCTGGCAAGCTACGTCACGGTCAATATCTCCTCGCCGAACACCAAGAACCTGCGCCAGTTGCAGGGCGAATCCGAACTCGACGACCTGCTCGGCCGCCTCAAGTCGGCCCAGCAACGCCTCGCCGATCAGCACGGCCGCTACGTGCCGCTGACGCTGAAGATCGCCCCCGATCTGGAAGCAGCGCAGATCACCAATATCGCCGACGCGCTGCGCCGTCACCGCATCGACGCCGTGATCGCCACCAACACGACGATTTCACGCGACAAGGTGCAGGGCGTGCGCTTCGCGGAACAGCAGGGCGGCCTGTCCGGCGCCCCGGTGTTCGAGGCCTCGACCGCCGTCGTCGCGCAGCTGGCGACGGCGCTGGGCGGCGAACTGCCGATCATCGCCGCAGGCGGCGTCATGGACGCCCGCAGCGCGCGCGCCAAGCTCGAAGCCGGTGCGAGTCTGGTGCAGCTGTACAGCGGCCTCATCTACCGCGGTCCCTACCTGGTGCGGGAGTGCGTGCGCGCCACCGCGGACTTCCCGCGTTAA